A region from the Agarivorans sp. Alg241-V36 genome encodes:
- a CDS encoding LysR family transcriptional regulator: MRLDELELGTLRVLLDLHQTQNTYKTADRLQLSQSKVVRHLAKARDILDDRLLIRSGNRLEPTSYLKQIVEHIPGLLHSARQALQSDKQLDPLLLEGERVVILNRPLISVYGTRLYKALSQAAPNVTWCLEEWGESSTEKLLQGRACLGLNFFNRFLTKSISQKTIAQDEFILLVNPNHPLVLSPPKTLDNIFHWPLIIWNASNWLDLSAHFDMVVNNLKVEPQISLKTDNFLLAMNACEQSNGVLTASRLMQPEKTTLVSIELPKNWDDVAKGVQDIVVCSAQQNKNNPLNVWIMKIISSITNPSQISN, encoded by the coding sequence ATGAGACTAGATGAGTTGGAGTTAGGCACACTTCGAGTATTGCTCGATTTACATCAAACTCAAAACACCTATAAAACAGCAGATCGCTTGCAACTCTCGCAATCCAAAGTCGTTCGTCACTTGGCAAAGGCACGCGATATTTTGGATGATCGCTTACTAATCCGCTCTGGAAATCGTTTAGAACCCACTAGCTACTTAAAGCAAATTGTTGAACATATTCCAGGATTACTACATTCAGCGCGGCAAGCCTTGCAAAGTGATAAACAGCTCGACCCATTGCTTCTCGAAGGTGAACGAGTGGTTATTCTAAATCGCCCATTAATATCAGTTTATGGCACTCGCTTATACAAAGCCCTCTCTCAAGCTGCGCCCAATGTTACTTGGTGTTTAGAAGAATGGGGGGAGTCAAGCACGGAAAAGCTGCTTCAAGGAAGAGCGTGCCTAGGCCTAAATTTCTTTAATCGATTTCTGACTAAATCCATAAGCCAAAAAACTATCGCTCAAGATGAATTTATTTTATTAGTTAATCCTAATCACCCTTTGGTTCTATCACCACCAAAAACTTTAGACAACATCTTCCATTGGCCACTTATTATTTGGAATGCCAGCAACTGGCTTGACCTAAGCGCACACTTTGACATGGTGGTAAACAACTTAAAAGTTGAGCCACAAATTAGCCTAAAAACAGATAACTTTTTATTGGCAATGAATGCTTGTGAACAAAGCAATGGAGTACTAACTGCAAGTCGATTAATGCAGCCAGAGAAAACCACATTGGTAAGTATTGAGTTACCGAAAAACTGGGACGATGTGGCCAAAGGCGTACAAGACATCGTAGTATGCTCAGCCCAACAGAATAAAAACAATCCACTAAACGTATGGATAATGAAGATCATAAGCTCTATAACAAACCCAAGTCAGATATCGAATTAG
- the ppk1 gene encoding polyphosphate kinase 1: MSDSLYIEKELSWLSFNQRVLQEAQDHSVPIIERVRFLGIFSNNQDEFYKVRVAALKRRIILNELKSKDDGSIQLLNDVQAKLAELQQDFDDTYREIILTLARRNIFLINEDQLSDNHQNWVRKYFKDKVLRHITPIVLTKRTDLVRFLKDEYTYLAVEVKKGDDESHLLIEIPTDSLPRFVVLPPDGSKTRKTLIILDNIIRFCLDDLLTGFYEYDSVSAYSVKMTRDAEYDLTDEVDQGLLEKMSEGIKQRLTAEPVRFVYDREMPNSMIKRLSKMLHISKLDHSVSGSRYHNFKDFIGFPNVGRKYLENPKLPALNCRDFDSFDTVFSAISARDILLYYPYHKFRYISEFVRQASFDPKVTSIKINIYRVAKKSHLMNSLIDAANNGKRVTVVIELRARFDEGANIGWAQMLTDAGVKVVFGVPSLKVHSKLLLITRKEDDQRVYYSHIGTGNFHEKTAKIYTDFALFTKNQEIGQEVENVFSFIQKPYRRFKFQHLIVSPNDTRRRLFSLIDYEINQANAGNPAAITIKVNNLVDKGVVTRLYAASKAGVKIRMIIRGMCSLVPGLEGNNDNIKIISIVDRFLEHPRVFHFHHSGEDQVYIASFDWMTRNIEERVEVGVPIYNDELKQRVIDLMDLQFADTTKARIIDAKQQNLYVRRGNRRKIRSQVWTHDYLKAIESKPRRIVTSGEPSKT; the protein is encoded by the coding sequence ATGAGCGACAGTCTATATATAGAGAAAGAGTTAAGCTGGCTTTCGTTTAATCAACGGGTTTTGCAAGAAGCGCAAGACCATTCAGTACCGATTATCGAGCGAGTTCGATTTTTAGGTATTTTTTCCAACAACCAAGATGAATTTTATAAAGTACGGGTTGCCGCGCTTAAACGCCGAATTATCCTTAATGAGCTTAAATCTAAAGACGATGGCTCAATACAACTACTCAACGACGTACAAGCCAAGCTAGCAGAGCTGCAGCAAGACTTCGACGATACCTATCGCGAGATTATTCTTACCCTAGCGCGCCGTAATATCTTTTTGATTAACGAAGATCAACTGAGCGACAACCATCAAAACTGGGTAAGAAAATACTTTAAAGACAAGGTATTGCGTCATATTACGCCAATCGTATTAACCAAACGTACCGACTTGGTTCGCTTTTTAAAAGACGAATACACCTACCTCGCGGTAGAAGTGAAAAAGGGCGATGATGAAAGTCACCTACTAATTGAGATCCCCACCGACAGCTTACCGCGCTTTGTGGTACTGCCGCCCGATGGCTCAAAAACCCGTAAAACCTTAATCATACTAGATAACATCATTCGCTTCTGTTTAGATGATTTGTTAACAGGATTTTACGAATACGACTCCGTGTCTGCTTATTCAGTTAAAATGACCCGAGATGCCGAATACGACCTCACCGATGAAGTAGACCAAGGCCTGCTAGAGAAAATGTCTGAGGGCATTAAGCAACGTTTAACCGCTGAGCCAGTGCGCTTTGTGTACGACAGAGAAATGCCTAACAGCATGATAAAGCGTTTAAGTAAGATGCTGCATATCTCTAAACTTGACCACAGTGTCAGTGGCAGCCGCTACCACAATTTTAAAGACTTCATTGGTTTTCCCAATGTCGGCAGGAAATACTTAGAAAACCCTAAACTCCCTGCCCTAAACTGCCGAGACTTCGACAGCTTTGATACGGTGTTTAGCGCAATTAGCGCGCGAGATATTCTTCTCTACTACCCTTATCACAAATTCCGCTACATCTCGGAGTTTGTGCGCCAAGCGTCTTTTGACCCTAAAGTCACCAGCATAAAAATCAATATCTACCGGGTAGCGAAAAAATCTCACCTGATGAACTCGCTGATTGATGCCGCCAACAATGGCAAGCGAGTAACGGTAGTGATTGAACTGCGTGCTCGTTTTGACGAAGGCGCTAATATTGGTTGGGCGCAAATGCTTACCGATGCCGGGGTAAAAGTAGTATTTGGTGTACCTTCGCTAAAAGTACACTCAAAGCTCCTTTTAATCACCCGCAAAGAAGACGACCAAAGGGTGTATTACAGCCACATTGGCACTGGCAACTTCCACGAGAAAACGGCCAAAATTTACACCGACTTTGCGTTGTTCACCAAAAACCAAGAAATTGGTCAAGAAGTAGAAAACGTATTTAGCTTCATTCAAAAGCCTTATCGACGCTTTAAATTCCAACACCTAATTGTTTCGCCCAACGATACGCGCAGACGTTTGTTTAGCTTAATCGATTATGAAATCAATCAAGCCAACGCTGGCAACCCCGCGGCAATCACCATTAAAGTGAATAATTTGGTGGATAAAGGCGTAGTCACTCGCTTGTATGCGGCCAGCAAAGCGGGAGTTAAAATCCGCATGATTATTCGTGGTATGTGTTCTTTAGTACCTGGGCTTGAAGGCAATAATGACAACATAAAAATTATCAGTATTGTCGATCGCTTCTTAGAGCACCCGAGGGTATTCCACTTCCATCATAGCGGCGAAGATCAGGTTTATATTGCCTCTTTCGATTGGATGACCCGCAACATCGAAGAGCGTGTTGAAGTTGGTGTTCCTATTTACAATGACGAGCTTAAACAGCGGGTGATTGATTTAATGGACCTCCAATTTGCTGATACCACCAAGGCGCGAATTATCGATGCTAAGCAGCAAAACTTGTATGTCCGACGCGGTAATCGCCGCAAGATCCGCTCGCAAGTGTGGACTCATGATTACCTAAAAGCGATTGAGTCTAAGCCGCGCCGCATTGTGACCAGTGGTGAACCTTCTAAAACCTAA
- a CDS encoding glycine cleavage system protein R yields the protein MKQLVVSVIGKDRPGIVDQLSSLVVQHKGNWLASSLTELAGQFAGILHLEVDEQHLEALSHDLLNQQNLLVNIAEGDSSNNDDHQQVAITVTANDRVGIVQEVTQALNALGVSLSEINTHVASAPNWGGLIFTAKLSVPCANDEQLGAIQESLESLADDLMVDIEQD from the coding sequence ATGAAACAGCTCGTGGTAAGTGTCATTGGTAAAGATCGACCAGGCATCGTTGACCAATTATCCTCATTAGTCGTTCAGCACAAAGGCAACTGGTTAGCTAGCAGCCTAACAGAGCTCGCTGGCCAATTTGCTGGTATTCTGCACTTAGAAGTAGACGAGCAACACCTTGAAGCCCTAAGCCATGATCTACTTAATCAACAAAATCTACTGGTGAATATTGCCGAAGGCGATAGCAGTAATAATGATGACCACCAGCAAGTAGCCATTACCGTGACCGCCAATGACCGCGTAGGGATTGTACAAGAGGTGACCCAAGCACTTAATGCGCTGGGTGTAAGTTTAAGCGAAATTAATACCCATGTAGCCAGCGCCCCCAACTGGGGAGGCCTTATATTCACCGCTAAGCTCAGTGTGCCATGTGCCAACGATGAACAATTGGGCGCAATTCAAGAGTCTTTGGAATCATTAGCCGACGATCTAATGGTAGATATTGAACAAGACTAA
- a CDS encoding ABC transporter permease subunit: protein MTQSVSFNSSAQRLIKDRLTRYSVSAGGIVVLLALILIFFYLLYVVAPIFYGASLEKSKTIPLQDSSATVAIGVEEQNEIAYRFNQDGQLSFFNLIDSQREFQDYQVEAEITASDRTVPNQGMVAYGTSDGLAYIVSPKFGISYPNDKRLITPGIAYPMGEQALIIDPQGQAIEQLAFERQEESAVVAAVTADGRGLLVRYEAEEDMFSESLEWLPETAYIPSLPSKIDQILVTPDLRRLYIRNGNQLANYNISDIDNVRLNSVDFINSTDTNVTDIALLTGASSLIVANDNGKISQWFDVAKDGVRKLTQIREFDAGAKVNEIGVEYFRKGFAVSGEDGSITLFHTTGGGRLVREMTDTKAFSLAFSPRASGLLTETENGLEFYHVDNEHPEVTWRALWSKIWYEGYPEPQYVWQSTSASDDFEPKLSLVPISFGTIKAAFYAMLFAAPIALAGAIYTAYFMSAPLRKVVKPTVEIMEALPTVILGFLAGLWLAPLIEDNLPGVIAIMLLLPVGFLLTAFAWSKMPKKVRQMLPEGWDAIVLIPVVLFIGWGCIQISPALEQWMFDGDARLYLTNELGINFDQRNSMVVGLAMGFAVIPTIFSIAEDAIFSVPKHLSNGSLALGATPWQTLTKVVILTASPGIFSAVMMGLGRAVGETMIVLMATGNTPVMDWSIFQGMRTLSANIAVEMPESEVGSSHYRVLFLAAFVLFVFTFAFNTIAEFVRQRLRDKYSSL from the coding sequence ATGACGCAGTCAGTGTCATTTAATAGTAGTGCTCAGCGGCTAATTAAGGACCGACTAACCCGCTACAGCGTAAGTGCTGGCGGGATTGTTGTTCTATTAGCACTGATCTTAATTTTCTTCTATTTATTGTATGTAGTTGCACCTATTTTCTACGGCGCGAGTTTAGAAAAATCTAAAACCATTCCGTTACAAGATAGCAGTGCCACAGTGGCTATTGGTGTTGAAGAGCAAAACGAAATTGCTTATCGCTTCAATCAAGACGGGCAGTTAAGCTTTTTCAACTTAATTGATAGCCAACGCGAGTTTCAAGACTATCAAGTTGAAGCAGAGATTACTGCGTCTGACCGCACAGTGCCAAACCAAGGCATGGTGGCTTACGGTACCAGTGATGGCTTGGCTTACATCGTTTCACCTAAATTTGGTATTAGCTACCCTAACGACAAGCGTTTAATTACGCCAGGCATTGCTTACCCAATGGGTGAACAGGCCTTGATTATTGACCCACAAGGACAAGCAATTGAACAGCTTGCCTTTGAGCGTCAAGAAGAGTCAGCAGTGGTAGCAGCAGTAACCGCCGATGGCCGAGGCTTGTTGGTTCGTTACGAAGCTGAAGAAGACATGTTTAGCGAGTCTTTGGAATGGCTGCCTGAAACGGCCTACATCCCAAGCTTGCCAAGCAAAATTGACCAAATTTTGGTAACGCCAGACTTACGCCGTTTATATATTCGTAACGGTAACCAGTTAGCTAACTACAATATCTCTGATATTGATAACGTGCGCTTAAACTCAGTGGACTTTATTAATAGCACCGACACCAATGTTACAGACATTGCCTTACTAACCGGTGCTAGCTCTCTTATTGTGGCAAACGACAATGGCAAAATTAGCCAGTGGTTTGACGTAGCAAAGGATGGAGTGCGTAAGCTTACGCAAATTCGTGAGTTTGATGCAGGCGCTAAAGTAAACGAAATTGGTGTTGAGTACTTCCGCAAAGGCTTTGCAGTAAGTGGGGAAGATGGTTCTATTACCTTATTTCACACCACTGGTGGTGGCCGTTTAGTCCGTGAGATGACCGACACTAAAGCCTTTAGTTTAGCCTTCTCTCCACGAGCTAGTGGCCTACTAACTGAAACCGAAAACGGCCTTGAGTTCTACCATGTAGATAACGAGCACCCAGAAGTCACTTGGCGCGCCTTGTGGAGCAAAATCTGGTACGAAGGTTACCCTGAGCCGCAATATGTGTGGCAATCAACCTCGGCCAGTGATGACTTTGAGCCCAAGCTAAGCTTAGTGCCAATTTCTTTTGGTACCATTAAAGCCGCTTTTTACGCCATGTTATTTGCCGCGCCTATTGCTTTAGCAGGTGCTATTTACACCGCTTACTTTATGTCTGCGCCGCTGCGTAAAGTAGTTAAGCCTACCGTAGAAATTATGGAAGCTTTACCAACGGTAATTTTGGGCTTCTTGGCGGGTTTATGGTTAGCGCCATTAATTGAAGATAACTTGCCTGGCGTAATTGCCATTATGTTGTTGCTCCCCGTAGGCTTTTTGCTAACTGCTTTTGCTTGGTCAAAAATGCCCAAGAAAGTGCGCCAAATGCTGCCTGAAGGTTGGGACGCAATTGTACTTATTCCGGTTGTATTGTTTATTGGCTGGGGCTGTATTCAAATTAGCCCAGCGCTTGAGCAATGGATGTTTGACGGTGATGCGCGTTTATACCTAACCAATGAGCTAGGCATTAACTTCGACCAACGTAACTCTATGGTGGTTGGTTTAGCCATGGGCTTTGCAGTTATTCCTACGATTTTCTCTATTGCAGAAGACGCTATTTTCTCGGTGCCTAAGCACTTGAGTAATGGCTCTTTAGCATTGGGTGCTACGCCTTGGCAAACGCTAACTAAAGTAGTGATTTTAACTGCTAGCCCCGGTATTTTCTCGGCGGTAATGATGGGCCTAGGCCGAGCAGTAGGTGAAACCATGATTGTACTTATGGCTACCGGTAATACACCAGTGATGGATTGGAGTATCTTCCAAGGTATGCGTACCTTATCGGCAAACATTGCGGTAGAAATGCCAGAGTCTGAAGTGGGAAGCTCTCACTACCGAGTGCTGTTCTTAGCAGCCTTTGTATTGTTTGTATTTACCTTTGCATTTAACACCATTGCTGAATTTGTGCGCCAACGTCTGCGCGACAAATATAGCTCGCTGTAA
- the pstA gene encoding phosphate ABC transporter permease PstA: protein MNKWFKSGNPWIWMTAGAVSISLVAVIGLLLLIAARGLVYFWPSPVLEMEVKQFGETKTVIGELYDTELVPIERLKASGANLEGLDGDFVERFLIKTGNREYVNLDFRWLTENEILSKKQPQGIAVVERRTNGNFYGYVEGIVKGDTTINAADDADHEKLFELLERSNGIIDQADSLQRHDIGGINYSLERLRLKQRKYELADELTPERLASIEADAKQLHQDYLVLEKQLFAYRDEARRDQLIIRDMRGELVTIPMDNVLDVFFPNEMNWFQKLGHWGHQAVKFIVSEPREANTEGGVFPAIFGTVFMVMLMAVIVTPLGVVAAIYLHEYAGNNSFTRLIRIAVINLAGVPSIVYGVFGLGFFVYMLGGSIDSLFYQESLPTPTFGSPGVIWAALTLAILTLPVVIVSTEEGLSRIPSAVRQGSLALGATKAETLWRIVIPMASPAIMTGLILAVARAAGEVAPLMLVGVVKLAPTLPLDGNFPFIHLERKFMHLGFHIYDVGFQSPNVEAARPLVYATAFLLVTVIIGLNLAAIQIRNRLREKFKTLDQ, encoded by the coding sequence ATGAATAAGTGGTTTAAATCAGGTAACCCGTGGATTTGGATGACGGCCGGTGCGGTAAGCATAAGCTTGGTAGCAGTAATTGGTTTGCTGTTACTGATCGCCGCACGTGGTTTGGTCTATTTCTGGCCAAGTCCTGTACTTGAAATGGAAGTCAAACAGTTTGGTGAAACCAAAACTGTGATTGGCGAACTGTATGATACTGAGCTTGTACCAATTGAGCGCCTAAAGGCCTCTGGTGCAAATTTAGAAGGCTTAGACGGCGACTTTGTAGAGCGCTTTTTGATTAAGACCGGTAACCGTGAATACGTAAATCTAGATTTTCGTTGGTTAACCGAGAATGAAATCTTATCCAAGAAGCAGCCTCAAGGCATTGCGGTAGTTGAGCGTCGCACTAATGGTAACTTTTATGGTTACGTTGAAGGCATTGTTAAAGGTGATACCACCATTAATGCTGCTGATGACGCTGACCACGAAAAGCTGTTTGAGTTGTTAGAACGCTCTAATGGCATTATTGATCAAGCCGACTCGTTGCAGCGTCACGACATTGGTGGCATTAACTACAGCCTAGAGCGTTTACGTTTAAAGCAGCGTAAGTATGAGCTTGCAGATGAACTAACCCCTGAACGCTTAGCAAGTATTGAAGCCGATGCCAAGCAATTGCATCAAGACTACTTGGTACTTGAGAAGCAGTTATTTGCTTATCGTGATGAAGCGCGCCGTGACCAACTAATTATTCGCGATATGCGCGGTGAGTTGGTGACTATTCCAATGGATAATGTATTGGATGTGTTCTTCCCAAATGAAATGAACTGGTTCCAAAAACTAGGGCATTGGGGACATCAAGCGGTTAAGTTTATTGTTTCTGAACCACGTGAAGCCAATACCGAGGGCGGGGTATTCCCAGCTATCTTTGGTACGGTATTCATGGTGATGTTAATGGCCGTTATTGTTACGCCACTAGGTGTTGTAGCCGCCATTTACTTGCACGAATATGCAGGCAATAACAGCTTTACCCGTTTAATTCGAATTGCGGTCATTAACTTGGCGGGTGTTCCCTCTATTGTTTACGGTGTATTTGGCTTAGGGTTCTTTGTTTACATGTTAGGTGGCAGTATTGACTCCTTGTTCTATCAAGAGTCACTACCTACGCCAACCTTTGGCTCACCAGGTGTGATTTGGGCAGCCCTTACCTTGGCAATTCTTACTTTGCCAGTGGTGATTGTATCTACCGAAGAAGGTTTGTCGCGTATACCTAGCGCAGTGCGCCAAGGCTCACTAGCCTTAGGTGCGACTAAAGCAGAAACATTGTGGCGTATTGTTATTCCAATGGCGAGCCCAGCCATTATGACCGGCCTTATTTTGGCGGTAGCACGTGCTGCTGGTGAGGTTGCACCATTAATGCTGGTAGGTGTTGTGAAACTAGCACCAACCTTACCGCTTGATGGTAACTTCCCGTTCATTCACCTAGAGCGCAAGTTCATGCACTTAGGCTTCCACATTTATGATGTAGGTTTCCAAAGCCCGAACGTAGAAGCGGCTCGACCTTTGGTGTACGCCACGGCATTTTTATTGGTAACGGTTATTATTGGCTTAAACTTAGCAGCCATCCAAATCCGTAACCGTTTACGCGAAAAGTTTAAAACGTTAGACCAATAA
- the pstB gene encoding phosphate ABC transporter ATP-binding protein PstB, which translates to MISLNTENSRDTKLDLANLTAEQTALEVKNLDLYYGSKQALFDVSMKIPKGQVTAFIGPSGCGKSTLLRCINRMNDLVDICKISGEILLHGQNIYDKSVDVAALRRNVGMVFQRPNPFPKSIYENVVYGLRLQGIKDRRVLDEAVERSLRGAALWEEVKDRLQENAFGLSGGQQQRLVIARAIAIEPEVLLLDEPTSALDPISTLTIEELINDLKSRYTVVIVTHNMQQAARVSDQTAFMYMGDMVEYADTNTLFTTPAKKQTEDYITGRYG; encoded by the coding sequence ATGATTTCTTTGAATACAGAAAATAGTCGAGATACTAAATTAGATTTGGCTAACTTAACGGCAGAGCAAACTGCATTAGAAGTAAAGAACTTAGATCTTTACTACGGCAGCAAACAAGCCTTGTTTGATGTGTCGATGAAGATCCCTAAAGGGCAAGTAACCGCATTTATTGGCCCATCGGGTTGTGGTAAATCAACCTTATTGCGTTGTATTAACCGCATGAACGACTTGGTTGATATTTGTAAAATTAGCGGTGAGATTTTGCTGCACGGACAAAACATCTACGATAAAAGCGTAGATGTAGCTGCGCTGCGTCGCAACGTAGGCATGGTGTTTCAGCGTCCAAACCCATTCCCTAAGTCTATTTACGAGAATGTAGTATATGGTTTACGCCTGCAAGGAATTAAAGATCGCCGCGTATTAGATGAAGCGGTAGAGCGCTCTTTACGTGGTGCAGCCCTGTGGGAAGAGGTAAAAGACCGTTTGCAAGAGAATGCCTTTGGCTTATCTGGCGGTCAGCAACAGCGTTTGGTAATTGCCCGCGCCATTGCGATTGAGCCTGAAGTGCTATTATTGGATGAACCTACATCAGCACTTGACCCAATTTCTACATTGACGATTGAAGAGTTGATTAACGACCTTAAGAGTCGTTACACCGTGGTGATTGTAACTCACAACATGCAACAAGCGGCGCGAGTATCAGACCAAACAGCCTTTATGTATATGGGCGACATGGTGGAATATGCTGATACCAATACCTTGTTTACAACACCAGCGAAGAAGCAAACCGAAGATTACATTACAGGCCGTTACGGTTAA
- the phoU gene encoding phosphate signaling complex protein PhoU — protein sequence MDKLNMNKHISGQFNAELDHVRNQIMAMGGLVEQQLIDALSLLSRPDAELVSKVISTDSKVNSFEVAIDEECTRIIAKRQPAASDLRIVMAIIKTIADLERIGDAAESIARMVERNMDKPFKASLSSLEHLGQHTAKMLHDVLDGFARMDVDMAWSVHQEDKKVDKEYERLIRELMTYMMEDPRSIPQVLDALNAARAIERVGDRCQNIAEYIIYFVRGKDIRHLAGDEVEKLL from the coding sequence ATGGATAAGTTAAACATGAACAAACACATATCTGGTCAGTTTAATGCTGAACTGGATCATGTGCGCAATCAAATTATGGCAATGGGTGGTTTAGTTGAGCAGCAACTGATAGATGCCCTTAGCCTGTTAAGCCGACCAGACGCAGAGTTGGTGAGCAAGGTGATTAGCACCGACAGCAAAGTAAATTCTTTTGAAGTTGCTATTGATGAAGAGTGCACGCGCATTATTGCTAAGCGCCAACCTGCTGCGAGTGACTTACGCATAGTAATGGCGATCATTAAAACAATTGCCGATTTAGAGCGTATTGGTGATGCAGCAGAAAGCATTGCTCGCATGGTTGAGCGTAACATGGATAAGCCGTTCAAAGCGTCTTTAAGTAGCTTAGAGCACTTAGGCCAGCATACAGCTAAAATGTTGCACGACGTGTTAGATGGTTTTGCTCGTATGGACGTAGATATGGCGTGGAGCGTTCACCAAGAAGACAAAAAGGTGGATAAAGAGTACGAGCGTCTTATTCGTGAGTTGATGACTTACATGATGGAAGACCCGCGTTCTATTCCTCAAGTGCTAGATGCTTTAAATGCTGCACGTGCTATTGAGCGAGTGGGTGACCGTTGTCAAAACATCGCCGAGTACATTATCTACTTCGTAAGAGGTAAAGATATTCGCCATTTAGCCGGTGATGAAGTGGAAAAGCTGCTTTAA